The segment TTCTTTTTGTCACTCGGGTGCAGACAGGTCGGCACGTGGCATCTGAGTCTGACTTTGCCAATCGTTGTCGTTCTGCTGGATCATGTCGGGGAAGTAGCGGTAATAGTTGCCGTACGTAAACACATTGTTGCTGCTACTCTTTTCCTGGCCCATCGCCTTCATCCGATTTCTGGCTTCGGCCTGATCACCAATCAGCAGCATGTATTGGTTCTGCGAGAGGCTCTCACCTTCACGATCCAACAGCGAGAGTTGGATGTGGAATTGTGTTTCCACTTGCCCGGCAATCTTCCAATGGATTTCCGTCAACTCGCTCGAGCTGTCCTTGCGAATGTGCGCGACCTCCATGCTCTGTTCGTGCAATCGCGTGCTGTTTTCATCCAACACCTCTAACTTGATCTTGCAGTCATTGTATTCCTGGTACGTGTCATTCACGATCCATACTTTGCCAATGAAGGTTTCGTCCTGCTTCCATCGGCGACGATCAAATTGCAGGTTCACAAGCAACGGTTGATAACCTCGCTGCACATAGCGGTAAGAACGTTTGGGCTGTTGATAGTTGTCGACAATCGCCCATTTCATATCGGGCCAATAGGTAATGAAGTGGCAAAGGGCGATGCCGCTGCAACGTGGTTTCGCTCTGCGAAAGTGTTCCACGGACAGCTGGAAAATGGTCCCCTGCGCGTCCTGCGTTGCAGCGACGAATTCTTCCAAGGAACCTGTCCGTTGGTCCCCGAACGTATCAAAGTTCTGCATCCGGAGCCGATGGAAATCGGCCCAATGATGCCCCCAACTGGGGCCGGGCGGCCAGAGTTCGTCCTCGGGAATGAACTTCTTGAGACTCTCAACCGACGGCACCGAGGTGATGGCAAGTTCCGGGACAATCGGAAAATCCAGGCTGCTGTACCAATCCTCCATCAACCACTTTCCCATCGAATAGAAATAGGAAAGAGCATGGACGGCCTCTTTCGGCTTATAACCTACGCTCTGAGCGATCGGGCACGTGAGCGGTGAATCGGGAACGTAGGGGAGGTCCACGTGTTGTTGCAAGCGACGTCCGAGTTCTTCCAGAAATCGTTTTGTGAATTGCGGATCGGACGCGCGTAAGAAGGCCTCTTCGCCACCTTCGATCAGAATCAAACTGGGATGATTGCGACGTTCCTTGATCGTCGCTTCGGCCTCGGCATAGATGCGTTCGACAAAGGCCTTCTCTTGCGAAATGTTGGCGGTCCCCAGCGGAATCACGTCTTGCCAGACGGTCAGTCCTACCTCGTCACAGTATTGATAGAATTCG is part of the Novipirellula artificiosorum genome and harbors:
- a CDS encoding glycoside hydrolase family 2 protein, which gives rise to MGRNLCCWIVLASFASSNSALAQPGAGDQVKSEGQLVQDLSGYRWKLKRMRPGQGIREGLHELPQADIETLVWMPARVPGDVYTDLWKAGALDDPYFGRNSVKAQWVMYDEWWYSLQFNVSEDLSGKVVRLEFDGVDYGCEVWLNGHALGRHEGMFSPFSFDVSHLIDADKDWHKGRNMLMVKLDPPPQVNHKVAGLKTPWFGDYWRDLVPFGIWRPVRLVATGKVRVDDLYVKSKLNADGSADVEVEVTLENHSDRNCDVSLPITLQGQNFSGPQHTGKIQASVEPGLQTLKTSIPIDQPELWWPWDLGKPNLYTAKLRVEEGDEVHDRSKTTFGIRQIKMDWNPGFTRDEVSYPRTVKLNGKNHFIRSACWGGPPDIFVGRTSPKEYKTLIDLAKAANMNNIRIFGWHPPEIPEFYQYCDEVGLTVWQDVIPLGTANISQEKAFVERIYAEAEATIKERRNHPSLILIEGGEEAFLRASDPQFTKRFLEELGRRLQQHVDLPYVPDSPLTCPIAQSVGYKPKEAVHALSYFYSMGKWLMEDWYSSLDFPIVPELAITSVPSVESLKKFIPEDELWPPGPSWGHHWADFHRLRMQNFDTFGDQRTGSLEEFVAATQDAQGTIFQLSVEHFRRAKPRCSGIALCHFITYWPDMKWAIVDNYQQPKRSYRYVQRGYQPLLVNLQFDRRRWKQDETFIGKVWIVNDTYQEYNDCKIKLEVLDENSTRLHEQSMEVAHIRKDSSSELTEIHWKIAGQVETQFHIQLSLLDREGESLSQNQYMLLIGDQAEARNRMKAMGQEKSSSNNVFTYGNYYRYFPDMIQQNDNDWQSQTQMPRADLSAPE